In a genomic window of Rhinolophus ferrumequinum isolate MPI-CBG mRhiFer1 chromosome 2, mRhiFer1_v1.p, whole genome shotgun sequence:
- the LOC117013415 gene encoding dnaJ homolog subfamily A member 1, whose amino-acid sequence MVKETTYYDVLGVKPNATQEELKKAYRKLALKYHPDKNPNEGEKFKQISQAYEVLSDAKKRELYDKGGEQAIKEGGAGGGFGSPMDIFDMFFGGGGRMQRERRGKNVVHQLSVTLEDLYNGATRKLALQKNVICDKCEGRGGKKGAVECCPNCRGTGMQIRIHQIGPGMVQQIQSVCMECQGHGERISPKDRCKSCNGRKIVREKKILEVHIDKGMKDGQKITFHGEGDQEPGLEPGDIIIVLDQKDHAVFTRRGEDLFMCMDIQLVEALCGFQKPISTLDNRTIVITSHPGQIVKHGDIKCVLNEGMPIYRRPYEKGRLIIEFKVNFPENGFLSPDKLSLLEKLLPERKEVEETDEMDQAELVDFDPNQESHYNGEAYEDDEHHPRGGVQCQTS is encoded by the coding sequence ATGGTGAAAGAAACCACTTACTATGATGTTCTGGGGGTCAAACCCAATGCCACCCAGGAAGAATTGAAAAAGGCTTACAGGAAACTGGCCTTGAAGTACCACCCTGATAAGAATCCAAATGAAGGAGAAAAGTTTAAACAGATTTCTCAAGCCTATGAAGTGCTCTCTGATGCAAAGAAAAGGGAATTATATGACAAAGGAGGAGAGCAGGCAATTAAAGAAGGTGGAGCAGGTGGTGGTTTTGGCTCCCCCATGGACATCTTTGATATGTtttttggaggaggaggaaggatgcagagagaaaggagaggtaaAAACGTTGTACATCAGCTCTCGGTAACCTTAGAAGATTTATATAATGGTGCAACAAGAAAACTAGCTCTGCAAAAGAATGTGATTTGTGACAAATGTGAAGGCCGAGGTGGTAAGAAAGGAGCAGTAGAGTGCTGTCCCAACTGTCGAGGTACTGGGATGCAAATAAGAATTCATCAGATAGGACCTGGAATGGTTCAGCAAATTCAGTCTGTGTGCATGGAGTGCCAGGGCCATGGGGAACGGATCAGTCCTAAAGATAGATGTAAAAGCTGCAATGGAAGGAAGATAGTTCGAGAGAAGAAGATTCTAGAAGTTCACATTGACAAAGGCATGAAAGATGGCCAGAAGATAACATTCCATGGTGAGGGAGACCAAGAACCAGGACTGGAGCCTGGAGATATTATCATCGTTTTAGATCAGAAAGACCATGCTGTTTTTACTCGACGAGGAGAAGACCTTTTCATGTGTATGGACATACAGCTGGTTGAAGCATTGTGTGGCTTCCAAAAGCCAATATCTACTCTTGACAACCGAACCATAGTCATCACCTCCCATCCAGGTCAGATTGTCAAGCATGGCGATATCAAGTGTGTGCTAAATGAAGGCATGCCGATTTATCGTAGACCTTATGAAAAGGGTCGTCTGATCATTGAATTTAAGGTAAACTTCCCTGAGAATGGTTTTCTCTCTCCTGATAAACTCTCTTTGCTTGAAAAACTCCTACCTGAAAGGAAGGAAGTAGAAGAGACTGATGAAATGGACCAGGCAGAACTGGTAGACTTTGATCCAAATCAAGAAAGCCATTACAATGGAGAAGCATACGAGGATGACGAACATCATCCTAGGGGTGGTGTTCAGTGTCAGACCTCTTAA